GGCCATTGAAGGCTGTCCTTCAATCGGTTTTTCCTTGTGTGATTATGCACAGGATGCGGAATTTGAGCACGCTCTTGAATATGTTAAAGCGATTGCGAAACAAGTTCTAGCGACCGGCTTGCCTAAATACACCACTTTAAATGTGAATTTTCCACCCAAGCGAAATCAGAAAATTCAGGGAATAAAAATTTGTCGTCAAGCAAGAGCGAAATGGGAAGAGGAGTTCGACCAGAGGTTCGATCCTAATGGCAGAAGGTATTTTTGGATGGCAGGGAATTTTGTGAACTTTGACAAAGGAGAAGATAATGACGAATGGGCTATTGCTAATAATTTTGTTTCTGTAGTCCCTTGTCAATTTGATTTGACTGCACATCATACCATTAGTATGTTAAATGATGAATGGGATATTGAAATTGATTAGAAAGGGTTGATTGTGATGTTTATAATGAAGCGTTAGGTTAGTCATCAGCTAACTAGCTGTCAAATTTGAGATTATATTTACTGTTAATTTAGATTCTACATTGTCATGGCGAAAAGCAAAAAATTGGGATATGAAGAATCCCTCCAAAAACTAGAGGATATTTTGAAGAAAGTGGAGAATGAAGAAATTCCAATTGACCAGTTGACTGAATTAGTCAAGGAATCAATGAATTTGTTAAAGAATTGTAAATCTATGCTTAAAGGAGCTGAAAAGGAAGTTGACATTGCCTTTAGCGATTTAGAAGAGTAGCGCTTTATCCTAGAGATTGACTAGATTGCAATATTTCATTAGATATTCTTTTGCCTTTGACTTGTTGTATTTCGCCATTTCTTCGTAATCCTTACAGGCATTCTGAGTTTGTTGAATACTTGAGTAGCATTCTCCTCTTTTTAAATAAATGTTTTCGTTCTCTAAGCCAAGGTCAAGTGCTTTGGAAAAGTCATGTATTGCACCGTCATAGTTGTTCATGTACTGATAGATCATTCCTCTGTTAAAGTAGGCGTTTTTAAGTAGTTTTTTATTTCGTATTAAATTATTGAAGTCTGATAAAGCGAATAAAGTATTGGCTTGAATGGCATAAAGGACACCTCTATTGTATCTAGCTTTATAATGATCCGGGTTCATCTCCAATAACTCAGTAAATGCTTTTTGTGCCTTGCCGTAAATCGAGTCTTTCATTAAGCTGAGCCCACCGTAATAAAGTGCATCTTCATTTTTCTCATCGTAGTAAAGTGCATTTTTAAAATCTATCACTGCACTTTTGTAATTTTCACTTTTGAAATATGACCTTCCTCTTCCTAAGTAGGCAATGGTTAAATCTCTTTGGTAGTAAATGCTTTTATCATATTTCTCAATCGCTTTTTCATATAGTCCCATCTCCTCATAACATCTCCCAGCATTATAAAGCATCATTTCATTTCGTGGATCAAGTTCCAGCACTTCTTCAAAATGTGTTATGGCAAGCTCATAATTACCTTCTTCAAATAATTGGCTACCTAATTCTTTGTGATCAGTGCAAGCTGTGAAAATGAATATGACTATACTTATGATGAATAAATTTTTCATTGTAATTTTATCGCTTAGATCACTAAACTAATAAAATAGTATTTAATTAAAAAATTGTACATTTAATTTATATTATTTGATACATTTAGATTAATACCGTCCACACATAGCAGTATGTTGAAATTTTTAAAAGCGCAATCATTAAAGGCTTACAACACTTTTGGATTTAATATTAAAGCAGATTTATTTATTAAAATAAATACAACTGAAGAATTTCAAGAACTGCTAAAGTGTAAGGAGTGGCGAGATAATAAGCATCTTATTTTGGGGGGTGGGAGTAACGTCCTGATAGTCGAAGATTTTCATGGTTTGGTAATTCTGAATTGTATTACTGGTATTGAAATTCTAGAAGAAGAGGATCAATCAGTTGTTGTGAAATGTGGTGGAGGCGAGAATTGGCATGAATTTGTACTTTATACACTGAAGAAGAACTGGGGAGGATTAGAAAATTTGTCATTAATACCGGGCACAGTGGGAGCAGCACCCATGCAGAATATTGGTGCTTATGGAGTTGAAATAAAGGATGCATTTCATTCACTGGAGGCAGTTAATCTTCAAACTGCTGAGATAGAAGTTTTTACTGCTGCTGATTGTGATTTTGGATATCGGGAAAGCGTGTTTAAGCATAAGTATAGAGGACAGTATTTTATAAGTTCCGTTAGTTTTAAATTGGATAGATACGGTTTTCACAGATTGCAAATGTCCTATGGAATTATTCAAGATGTTTTGAAAGAGAAAGGTATCAAAAGTCCTTCCATTCAGGATGTAAGTGAATCAGTGATCGAAATAAGACAGTCAAAACTCCCAGATCCTGCTAAGATTGGTAATTCGGGTAGCTTTT
This is a stretch of genomic DNA from Marivirga harenae. It encodes these proteins:
- the surE gene encoding 5'/3'-nucleotidase SurE yields the protein MEKPLILVSNDDGVTSKGIRHLVECMKELGEVVVVAPNSPQSGMGHAITIGNTLRLDRTDIFGDDILAYESSGTPADCVKLAKHHVLKDRTPDLIVSGINHGSNTSISVLYSGTMSAAIEGAIEGCPSIGFSLCDYAQDAEFEHALEYVKAIAKQVLATGLPKYTTLNVNFPPKRNQKIQGIKICRQARAKWEEEFDQRFDPNGRRYFWMAGNFVNFDKGEDNDEWAIANNFVSVVPCQFDLTAHHTISMLNDEWDIEID
- the xseB gene encoding exodeoxyribonuclease VII small subunit, with protein sequence MAKSKKLGYEESLQKLEDILKKVENEEIPIDQLTELVKESMNLLKNCKSMLKGAEKEVDIAFSDLEE
- a CDS encoding tetratricopeptide repeat protein gives rise to the protein MKNLFIISIVIFIFTACTDHKELGSQLFEEGNYELAITHFEEVLELDPRNEMMLYNAGRCYEEMGLYEKAIEKYDKSIYYQRDLTIAYLGRGRSYFKSENYKSAVIDFKNALYYDEKNEDALYYGGLSLMKDSIYGKAQKAFTELLEMNPDHYKARYNRGVLYAIQANTLFALSDFNNLIRNKKLLKNAYFNRGMIYQYMNNYDGAIHDFSKALDLGLENENIYLKRGECYSSIQQTQNACKDYEEMAKYNKSKAKEYLMKYCNLVNL
- the murB gene encoding UDP-N-acetylmuramate dehydrogenase; the encoded protein is MLKFLKAQSLKAYNTFGFNIKADLFIKINTTEEFQELLKCKEWRDNKHLILGGGSNVLIVEDFHGLVILNCITGIEILEEEDQSVVVKCGGGENWHEFVLYTLKKNWGGLENLSLIPGTVGAAPMQNIGAYGVEIKDAFHSLEAVNLQTAEIEVFTAADCDFGYRESVFKHKYRGQYFISSVSFKLDRYGFHRLQMSYGIIQDVLKEKGIKSPSIQDVSESVIEIRQSKLPDPAKIGNSGSFFKNPVINSQQFNKLIEKFPELPSYGLDNGQIKLAAGWLIEKAGWKGYSENGVGVHQKQALVLVNYGNGTGKDIMNLAKKIQDSVQNKFGVELSPEVNFV